In Glycine max cultivar Williams 82 chromosome 4, Glycine_max_v4.0, whole genome shotgun sequence, the genomic stretch cacctaaaaaattaagtaaattaaataataaaacaaaaatatatgtatcaTTACAATATACCATATTTAATGAGTAATCAAATAACTTTTTAACATAGATTTACAGCAAATGAATAtactttttaacatttaaatttcaaaacaagCAATATTTAATGAGTAatcaaataacttttttcttatatgAACCGTAAAATAAAGGGAAAAACATCGAGAGAACTCAAATTTGCTTgtattaaaactaaatatatgtATCATTACAGTATACCATACAAAAACAGTCGCATGAGTTGCGTGGATATGGttacttaataaaataatgttataacCCCTTGTGTTATCATGTTTTCTAcaaaaagattatttatttattaggcttaaatattttttttctcttaaatttgggtcacttttatttttggtttcccaaatttaaatttaattgtttttagttCCTACAATTCGAAAAATGTTTTGGTACAgtgtcacatttttttataaattacgcGAATGATAAGAATCTTGATGCTGGTGTTCCCTTTCACTTAAAGGCATAATAATCTAAAATGATAAACATGGACCCAAATGATAATACATGGCAGCAACTAACTGCATGCATTAACAAAAGccaaaacttaaattatagCACTGTttatgtacattttttttccttatatatatatatatatgctatttGGCTACAATAGAATCATAGCCatttgtaaataatatatattcaccaaaaactcaaataaaatgtttaaaaagaaCTACATCTatgtaactaaaaaaaaaaaaccctaactAGGTAACATTCTCTTCTATGAAAATTGGGTAGGTAGGGTTATCGAAAGGAGATCTAGAATCCTAAGATTAAGTTATCTACTGCTTCCAAGAAGGGCAAGGCGACCACAAGTGCAAAATTAAGTCCTTGCCCCAAATTTCTCTGCAATAAGGGGGCGAACATCATCCACATCAACCAGTTTCTCAAGAAAGGGGAGCAAAGACATCAAAGCAGAGTCAGTGGGGTCGTCAAACCAACTTTTGATAGGAATCCCATTGTTAACTTGAAACCTGAATACCTGTGTCATGAAAacacatttcaattttcaagtaTCATACACCATTGAACaaccaaacaaataaaaaagaacaggAAACAGAAATGTTAGCAATACACTTTCTAACACACCCATTTGactaaaatttattggaaattacaaatttttgtgAGATTCACTTCTTAATTAAAGAACCTCACTAGTGATTTTATAAGTCAATTTctgataaattttaaccaaaagtaaataCTGTTAGAGAAGGTGTTAGAAACTATGTTGCTAGCACTCTTGACTCTTCTATTGGAAAATAATCACGATATAAGCCAAAGAAAGTATTTTCCCAAAAAGGAAGATATAGGGGCTTCAtgaatattgaaaagaaaatgaaaattaatactATAAATGAGGCTTCGTTGAAGAAATTTCAAAGTGAAATTCTCACAGTACATTCTTTTGAACATGCTTTTTATTAACAGGTGAATTTTATgtgaatctcattgaataaaaatGGGACCACATTCATTTTAGTAGGATCAACATAAAATTCACCCCAAGAATAAGATTGCATGGAAAATAATGCATTAAAAAGGATGATGCTAACAAGCAAATTTAGTATTCCTACAATACAGTACTTGATATAACaccaaaaatattgtttcatggAAGAAACAATGAACTGAAAACCTGCAACAAAAGACCAAGGAAATAATACCTCTGGAGTGTTGTCGATTATGCATACTTTTGCCAGGTCAATTCCAAGAACTGTCAAATCCTTGACGCAGCGGCGATCTTTCCAGGTGCATGATTCTCGGTACACTCGTCgagaaaaaaactttttatcaGGATCAAGAACATCAAGCAATGTTTCAGCATACATGCGTTTACTAGCTGTGAAAATGATGATTTCAAACATCTCCGATACTTTCACCAAAAATTCTTGGAGAAAGGGCCTCTTTCGTACATATACAGTCAACTCCCTGTCTGTGATCATCTTAAATGTGAAGTCAGCCGCACCATCGCATTGCCCCATGGAAGAATGGATCAGCGTTTCTGTAGAAGATTATAAAACAAGGTTCAAAGTCAAAGAAATcacaaatcataaaaaattgtttagaaaactaatttgaaaggATTTCTCTTATTTATCCTATATCCAAATGTTGGATGACAAAATACAAAGTAAACTGAAAGAAATAACAGTGAAGATGCGAGAAAGAAGAGGTGGATATTCCATTTTATGTGATAATGGCTACTATCAAAATAGTTTAACTTTGGGAGTTAGTTCACCTTTGATAGAAATGATAGCTgtagtaataatatatatataaaacattgcCCCATGGGAAAAAGCcatctttacatttttctggTGGTGAAGCACATTGATCAAGATATAATTCCCAGAAAAGTTCCCCATTGAATAGGTCAGTATTCATATGAGTATgcaaagatgaaagaaaattacCATCCAAATCAAGGACAAGGGTAACCTTCTTCCTTTTGCTTGTTTCATTGATGAGTAATGCAGGCAATGAGTTAGCATCATCTGCTAACTCTAAAACCCCCTTAATGAATGTCTCTTGATCCCAATAATCTACTCTGTCTGAAGAAATCTCACTGGAGATGACAGAAAGTTCTTCAGTGAATGGAATGGCCTGATGGCACATGAGATGATTAACCCATGAAGAATCAGACGTCTGTTGAAACCCTATAGAGGATCCTCCAAAAGTAAAATCTGCTGCTCCTATTGTCTCCTTGAGAGTGGGATACTCCATATTTTCCTCAGTGCCATGGATGGTAAAATTTGTCCCAGGAAATAGAAGATCAGAAAGGTTATAATAGCTTTGGCTGTCATCAAATAAAGTTAGCCCATCAATGGGAAACCCAGTTTCATATGCAGAGTCAAGgtcaaacatttggaaagtgcTGAAGAAATTGTCATCCAGCTGAGGTTCCCATGTGAACTGTTCCCTATTAACTGCAATGAGATGAAgggaaattaataataataattacaattatagTAAGTATCAGAAAAGGATATGCTAGAAGTATATTAATGCAGCCGTTTAACATTTACATTGGTTAGGTTCTAAGTTCAATATAGCTTCACAAAACTAGGTCACTGCATTTTGAAAGTTCACAAGTCCTGAATTCTATAAGAACAATTACTAATCTCAGAAATTATTGGTGGGGGCCAAAAATCTTTGTTTTGTCCAAATTATGGTGCTTTGGTTATTGGTTCTTTCCAAAGAGCTTGTTCGTTAGCAAAGCAAAGGATAGGATGGCTTTATCAGAAGGATGTATTTAACCTTTGTCAATTAATATCTTATTATCTTTTGGTTTCACCAGGACAATGCTTCATCCTCAACTTTTGTATTGTCCATTGCTTCTTTAATCTAGTTTATTTATtatctcaaaaagaaaaaacaatattttaattagtatgGTTTCAAGTGGGTACCTGTTTCAAATTGCTGACAATGGGCATAATTAAGCCCATTATAAGGCAAAATTGCTTCTGAATCTGGGGAAAGAGAAGATGACAAAGAATCCTGCCATAAACAAGCCATCATAGTAAGTAATGTCAACCAAAAATAGTattcatattttgaatttttttcatatattgcAAGAACCAATATtcattgaatagaaaactcgaGGCATACAAATCATAAAAAAGTTAGTGGTTTATAATCACCAATTGGTACAATAGAATCATAAATTAGATTTCCACAGtggataaaatatgaaaatacttCAATCTAGCTATCCCAACTGCAACTCCAAAACTAATATTTTCAAGACAAAAGTGAAagtgcaaaatatttttatttcttacagaTAAACAATTGTAAATCAAGGACAGGATTTAATGTTTTGAGCAAAAGTAGTAATCAGATGCAACACTCAGAAATAGTTAAACACATGTGCAGTACACAGAATCTTAGGTTACTAAGGATAGAATCCAGAAAGCTAGAtgtataagtaaataaataaataaaggaacaGATCAAAACTTTGCATATCAAAACGGAGTCTTACCCTTGCTACTACTGAATCTGTACATCCATTGAATGAAATATCAGTCTGCTCCATTGAATCTGTACATCCATTGAATGAAAGAGAGGGCTGGCCCATGTCTCCTTTATTGTCAAGATCCATAGAATATTCTTCATTTTTGCAAAAATCTACACCAAACATGTCCAATGAAAGAATGAGAGACGTTGATTACATTGTATGTTCTAAATTGAATGCCAAAAGATTTCAGGGAAAAAACTGCATCAATGCTATAATAGTTTCTATTTAGTCATTTTCTGTCCTTTCAATCTGTTGAGGTTAAGGCTTACCATTTTGAGATGTTTGGCTGGAGATAGCTAAATTTACCAATTCATTAGTTACTCTAACAACGGTGgatttagatattttatttgaattctgAGACACATGAGGATAGCTCCCATCTTTTTTGCAGGTTGCAATTGCCTTAGCCTTCATTTTAACAGCAGGCATTGAATCTGGACTTCTGAAGCATAGTCTAAAATTAATTCAAGCAATTGAAAGTTCTTAGTTTCTTTTAACtcgaagaaacaaaaacaaaatgcaggtcatacaaaacatatatgcataaaatgaaattcaaaatggATCATAGGAGAATATACTAATCTGCATCAGCATTCATGCTTTTCTATATTAGCATACAGTAGCAAGTTAACTTCCAAAATCTCTCAAATAATCCAAAATTTATGGGACCCTAATAAGTAATACacttttataatcataaagaacTAACAGGTTTATCCAACTATATGACTCACATGAAGGTTTTAAAGGCTTAATCTAGTATACAATGGCATGCACAGAAATTGTTCACACACTCCACCTCCCAATCCCCTTGCCAGCAGCTCAGTTAGCATGAGCTCTACTTTAATTCCTATGGTTGCTCTTCATCCCCCAATTCAATTAGGGGCACCTAATGGGGTGCCCTCGGCTAGACCCACAGGATCCTGTGGCACCTAGGCCTCACCAAAAATAAATTGTCCACCCAATGTCCAGAAAAAATTTACACACCCACAAGTTTCCCATGGGAAATTTTGACTTcaggaaaaattttaaaacaaaacaaaatgtatAAGGGAAAATAATATTGCTATTGTTAAGCAATAGCAAAATCACCtatattaagaagaagaaagtacAGTAGGGGATgtctttattattaataattttatttttatttttaaatagaaattattaaagagaaaagacttttaaaactaaaaataaatcacttaaattaaaacacattatCACTATGGCTCTCTTTGGCAAAATTAGCAGACAACATATGGCTGTGAACGAAGGGCTCataacagaaataaaaatatcattaaaataatatatttatatcttttttatataaactctatttatgcatacatttaatatttattgtaactacaatcaataaatataatcaaTGTATAGCTTGCTAACACATTTCTAAAACAAGTAAGTATATATCGGGTTATACTCGTTTTTTAGAAGGAATACTTTAACACCTATGtactttttctaaaagaaagaaagtgagtGTACATCAGCAAACCCTTGTAGGATTATACTCGTTTTTCCAGAAGGAGTACTTTAGCACTTAAAAGTATAATAACTTGCTATTGTACTCCTAAAAAAGAAAGTAGCAAAtcccaaatttaaatatttaattcactttaaattaaatgacaacccaaaaaattaaatgcactcTGAAATAAACATTTAGGAAACTGAAAATACAACCAAGAAATACCCAATACAGGTACCAGAAGCAGAACAGTGGTAAACCAAAACCAGGACCCCCGCACCCacagtaaaacaaaaaacaatcccAAATTCGATAAGAAACTGAAATCGTGTAGCTAAGAAAATCCCCAAAGAATGGCGAAAATGGCGTAGGTGGTGGTGATGACGCTACAACAAAACCCACAACCAAAAAAAATCACGTGACACGTGAAAGACCGCGTTTGGGGTTAGTTATGAACGAGTTTTATTGTCTTGTTCTCTATTTTCCACCTGGACAAGGTACAACACAAAACCCACCCCAATTCGACAcatcaagaaaagaaacaattgaATTGAATCGGTTTCACTAACGGTTTTCGATTCAACCCAGGACAAGACTTCCAAATACCTCAAACcccaaagaaaattaaaaagaacaaCGACCCAGGAagacaaaaacattttttgctttttctatAAGCTTTAAGAATCACGAATCACAAACCACAACAACGACGACGAAGAAGAACCCAATTCACATAACTAAATCAGAACAAAGGAAACCCACAAAGAGAGAAACTTCAATTTTCTCCTTGTCGATAatcttaaacaaaacaaaatacgcGACCAGCAGGTATTGAACGTGACAGAGTGGAAGAACccaattcacaaaacaaaatcaaaacaaaacaactggAACctcattgagaaaaaaaaatgggacttaacattttttctttcaatatcaAAGCAGAAGAAGAACCCAAttcacataaaaaacaaaaaatcaaaacaaagcaGCTAGAACCGCATTAGGCAAACCCATAATTCAAACAACTTCACACAGAAAAAgaaactagtaaaaaaaatgaaataaaataaaataaaaaacgcaCCTATGATTTTCTCTCCCtttccctctctttctctctcttctctcttacTTTCTCTTTCTAGCACACAGAGAAGTGAGTCAGAGAAGCGAAAAGGGGTCAACGGGGATTATCGTTGTTTTTGTGTGAGAGAATCTCTGCTTATATACTCGAGTTTGAAAAACAGGAGAAGAGGATCACAGTGGACGGCTGCGATTGGATGTGGCTTTACCGATCGACGGTGAAAAGATCGACACGTGGGGAAAAGGAAAGCACACAGCTCTGAAACTCATGCTAAGTGTCATGCTGCGGTCCAACTTGATGGGCCATAACTTGCTATTTGCAAGGCCCAAAACCCACATTCCTTAACTGCTTTAAATATTTTCCTGTCCTAACTGTGCTTTAAACATAACTTAATTATCGTTTGttctcttaattatttaagaACATTTAATTAGGTccttcagtttttaaaaaatttaattaaattctttaattattaaaaatcctacaatcatttttttttaatttcattagtttGATTAACAAAAATTGTCAAAGTGATACAAAAAGTTTGGTGTATCATTGTGAGTGTCTCATCATCACAAACATCCCTAAACCATCATAATTCCACCACACAAGTTTAAGGCTGATGGCAACTTGTGGTGGTTCGATGATGTTTGGATTTGATATAAGataagtgtttattttaaatttattataaaaaaatgtttttaattattaataatttttttaaaaagttaaaattcaaattagagaaaaagataagttaGATTCAAATATAAGATAATGGCttgagattataaaaaaaaatgaactggttgttaaattattatatttaaaagcaataaaaatctattaataaaaaaactaataaacatttaaaaaataaaattacttgtttaagatttttttttacaaaaattaatgatatgatAAGACATGTATGCCACTaagaatgataataatttttaagaatgctttcattaaaaaataaatcataaatcacTACTCTTGTTTAAGAATAATTCCTGCTTCTAAAAAAGGAATCATTTCTAAAAGAAAGTTCTCGTTTACTATGAGGATTTATATTTAGGGTACAACATGTGTTTTAGTTCTTGTATTTTTggcataaaaaaaatggtattagTTTCCATACTTCAATCTCGGTCAATTTGGTTCTTGAACCTTAGAAAGTGTGTATCCCTCAACACAGACGACTTTTGTCACGAGAAGGGACGAGAATCATTAAAGTTCGAGGGAAAAAATGGATCAAGTGAAGTTCAAtgactaaaaccaaattttcccaaaaatataggattgaaaatatatatttcttttttatagacgaagatatatattatatataaaacatcACAAGGTGTGCTACGAGCAAGACATGTACAGGTCCAGAACACGTAATGCATATGTAAATGAAGCAAGCCTACCAAAAAGTAACAACTACAAATCCTACGGATCCCATCGGATGAATCTTAATGTATACCCATATGCAAGCATACATAAAGATGCAAATGGACATCCTAGCAATAACAATGCAAAGCCTAATAATAAAACAAGACAGGATCATAGATTCGTAAACCAACACGAGTCGTCCAAACAAGCACCAGCGAAACTAGCCACCTTCGAGCCAATAACTGCATCAAATCCGCATCGCCTTCTAATCTGTCATTACTGGTAGTCAGTCAGATGTTCACCACTCCATCAAGGTTCCTAAGGCACAGAAAATGAGACTCTATCCGTTCAAAAAACGAATAATGGAAACCTTTAAGCTTGTATCGTAACCACAACCATGATTTTCAGACGCAGGTTATCTAGAATTTCTTCAAATGACAACACTCCCCCTTTGAACAACATGTTATTCCTCATAGTTCATAAACTCCATAACGTTTCTACCCAAACCACACTCCATGCCTTCCTAGCAATTTTCCCAAAACATAATGACCAATGACTCCAATAGTGCGCTTGTATATTATCTGGGATCACAATAGATATCCCCATCCAGTTATACCAAATTTTCCAAAATTTTGTCCGACTCATAACATGTAACAAGCAAATGTGATATTGACTCCTCCACTCTGCCGCAGAATGGGCACAAGAAAGATTCGTCACCAACTAGCACCGAACTCCTCTTGAGATTTTGTCTCGAAGGCAGTTTATcaagtgtttccctcgctccatgcaaaatgcaaactcgaaggtggagccTGCACTTGCCACAAAGATTTGAAGAACTTCCCATCATTGGGAAGCTCTGAAGTGGATCTTCAGATATTTGAAGGGAACATGCAAGGCAAGATTGTTGTATGCCAAGCATGAAAGCTCAATGGACAATGTGGTTGGATTCGTTGATTTAGACTATATTGGATGCCTCGACACCAGACGGTCACTTACTGGATATATGTTTAAGTTCTACGGTAACACTGTGAGTTGGAAGTGCAACCTACAGCATGTGGTTTCACTTTCCACAACTGAAGCTTAATTCATTACTCTCACTGAGGCAATCAAGGAGGTTGTGTGCATGAAGGGTATGGCAACGAACTTGCATACTAAGGTGAAGGTGTTAAGGTGTATTGTGACAGCCAAAGTGGCATTCA encodes the following:
- the LOC100810756 gene encoding uncharacterized protein produces the protein MPAVKMKAKAIATCKKDGSYPHVSQNSNKISKSTVVRVTNELVNLAISSQTSQNDFCKNEEYSMDLDNKGDMGQPSLSFNGCTDSMEQTDISFNGCTDSVVARDSLSSSLSPDSEAILPYNGLNYAHCQQFETVNREQFTWEPQLDDNFFSTFQMFDLDSAYETGFPIDGLTLFDDSQSYYNLSDLLFPGTNFTIHGTEENMEYPTLKETIGAADFTFGGSSIGFQQTSDSSWVNHLMCHQAIPFTEELSVISSEISSDRVDYWDQETFIKGVLELADDANSLPALLINETSKRKKVTLVLDLDETLIHSSMGQCDGAADFTFKMITDRELTVYVRKRPFLQEFLVKVSEMFEIIIFTASKRMYAETLLDVLDPDKKFFSRRVYRESCTWKDRRCVKDLTVLGIDLAKVCIIDNTPEVFRFQVNNGIPIKSWFDDPTDSALMSLLPFLEKLVDVDDVRPLIAEKFGART